In bacterium, a single window of DNA contains:
- a CDS encoding ATP-binding protein yields MTPLMEETERLRRENLRLAEERAAFIRYIREKVNELLVLLKCPSMNADNLGDMELIGYDPIGTIAVSFSHVLGNLKETNDRLVREISDRAQVEAALKESEDRLRDLIENAVELILSISPDGRIEYANRMVLSTLSFAPGELLGESLCSIVSPASAPGCRKTVGQVTSGRKTGRIEMELMDKRGSRILAEGNATGRFEDGRCVSIRMILHDVTARKKYEEELQKAEKLESIGVLAGGIAHDFNNLLTGILGNLSIARTRTDGSPAAADALKNLSKAENACFRARDLTQQLLIFSKGGAPVRKATSIADILRESAEFSLRGSNVRCRFDLPDDLPPVDIDEGQISQVLNNLVINAGQAMPDGGTLRVGARTVMVGQEDSLPIPLGRYVRVTVSDTGIGIPKEALPRIFDPFYTTKEKGSGLGLTTAYSILRHHDGMITVESEPGEGTTFIMYLPVSKSAVPKGAMPAEESRKRRVLVMDDEEMVREVALEFLGSLGYEGEAVASGEEAVVAYRGAKDAGRPYSAIIMDLTIPGGMGGKEAVRRLRDLDPDVRAIVSSGYSNDPVMADPGKFGFRGVIAKPYRMRELAEVVGQVLSDGPSSHAGSA; encoded by the coding sequence GTGACTCCGCTCATGGAGGAAACCGAACGTCTTCGCAGGGAGAACCTGCGCCTGGCGGAGGAGCGGGCCGCGTTCATCCGGTACATCCGCGAGAAGGTGAACGAGCTCCTGGTGCTTCTCAAGTGCCCGTCGATGAACGCCGACAACCTCGGGGACATGGAGCTGATCGGCTACGACCCGATCGGCACGATCGCCGTCTCTTTCTCCCATGTCCTCGGAAACCTGAAAGAGACGAACGACCGGCTGGTGCGGGAGATCTCGGATCGGGCGCAGGTGGAAGCGGCGCTCAAGGAGAGCGAGGATCGGCTGCGCGACCTGATCGAAAACGCCGTCGAGCTGATTCTGAGCATCTCCCCCGACGGCCGGATCGAATATGCGAACCGCATGGTCCTGTCGACGCTTTCGTTCGCCCCCGGGGAGCTCCTGGGGGAAAGCCTGTGTTCCATCGTGAGCCCCGCAAGCGCGCCGGGGTGCCGGAAGACGGTCGGACAAGTGACCTCCGGCAGGAAGACGGGCAGGATCGAGATGGAGCTCATGGACAAGCGGGGATCGCGCATTCTCGCCGAGGGGAACGCGACCGGGCGGTTCGAGGACGGCCGGTGCGTTTCGATCCGGATGATCCTTCACGATGTCACCGCACGGAAAAAGTACGAGGAGGAGCTGCAGAAGGCCGAAAAGCTCGAATCGATCGGCGTCCTTGCCGGGGGGATCGCGCACGACTTCAACAACCTGCTGACCGGCATCCTGGGGAACCTGTCGATCGCCAGGACCCGCACGGACGGATCCCCGGCGGCGGCGGATGCGCTGAAGAACCTGTCGAAGGCGGAAAATGCGTGCTTCCGGGCGCGGGACCTGACCCAGCAGCTGCTGATCTTCTCCAAGGGCGGGGCCCCCGTCCGGAAGGCCACGTCGATCGCCGACATCCTCAGGGAGTCGGCGGAATTTTCGCTGAGGGGCTCCAACGTCCGATGCAGATTCGACCTGCCGGACGACCTGCCGCCCGTCGACATTGACGAGGGACAGATCTCGCAGGTGCTGAACAACCTCGTCATCAACGCCGGGCAGGCGATGCCGGACGGGGGAACCTTGCGGGTAGGGGCGCGAACCGTGATGGTCGGGCAGGAGGATTCCCTTCCGATCCCCCTTGGCCGGTACGTCCGCGTTACGGTGTCGGACACGGGGATCGGGATTCCGAAGGAAGCGCTGCCGAGGATCTTCGATCCCTTCTACACGACGAAGGAGAAGGGGAGCGGCCTGGGGCTGACCACGGCGTATTCGATTCTCCGCCACCACGACGGGATGATCACCGTCGAATCGGAACCTGGAGAAGGGACGACATTCATCATGTATCTGCCCGTATCGAAAAGCGCTGTCCCGAAGGGTGCGATGCCGGCGGAGGAATCCCGGAAACGCCGGGTCCTCGTAATGGACGACGAAGAGATGGTCCGGGAAGTGGCCCTCGAGTTTCTCGGGAGCCTCGGGTACGAAGGAGAGGCGGTCGCATCGGGCGAGGAGGCGGTCGTCGCGTACCGGGGCGCGAAGGACGCGGGGCGGCCCTATTCGGCCATCATCATGGACCTGACGATACCGGGCGGAATGGGAGGGAAGGAGGCCGTGCGAAGGCTGCGCGACCTGGACCCCGATGTCCGCGCCATCGTCTCCAGCGGCTACTCGAACGATCCCGTGATGGCGGATCCGGGGAAATTCGGTTTCCGGGGAGTGATCGCCAAGCCGTACCGGATGAGGGAACTGGCGGAAGTCGTCGGTCAGGTCCTGTCCGACGGTCCGTCGTCGCACGCCGGATCGGCCTGA
- a CDS encoding sulfite exporter TauE/SafE family protein, giving the protein MPWPTDSLPWILFVTGLVGGAGHCVGMCGPLVAGFAVTLRSRAATLPHLLFHLGRLTTYGIAGGIVGASGSFVRVAAWVAPLQPFLLAATGVLIALMGLSVGGWLPWSRRIEGTAPFGGALAGVARRAAEAGGPGAAFPLGMATGLLPCGLVYTALLSAARSGMEAGSPADGFVRGLLAMAAFGAGTFPALFLFGKAIGAAGPRLRGALAKAAAVLLVAAGVMFAARAFLH; this is encoded by the coding sequence TTGCCGTGGCCGACTGACTCCCTCCCGTGGATCCTTTTCGTCACGGGACTTGTAGGCGGCGCCGGCCATTGCGTCGGAATGTGCGGCCCGCTGGTCGCCGGGTTCGCCGTAACGCTTCGGAGCCGCGCGGCCACCCTTCCGCATCTCCTGTTCCACCTGGGCCGGTTGACCACGTACGGCATCGCGGGGGGAATCGTCGGAGCCTCCGGCTCCTTCGTCCGCGTCGCGGCGTGGGTCGCCCCCCTCCAGCCGTTCCTCCTCGCCGCGACCGGGGTGCTGATCGCGCTGATGGGGCTTTCGGTCGGCGGCTGGCTGCCGTGGTCCCGGCGGATCGAGGGGACCGCGCCGTTCGGAGGCGCTCTCGCCGGGGTCGCGCGCAGGGCGGCCGAGGCGGGCGGCCCGGGGGCCGCCTTCCCCCTCGGGATGGCAACGGGGCTGCTCCCGTGCGGACTGGTCTACACGGCCCTCCTGTCCGCGGCGCGCTCCGGGATGGAGGCGGGCTCCCCGGCCGACGGGTTCGTCCGGGGGCTCCTCGCGATGGCCGCCTTCGGTGCGGGAACGTTTCCCGCCCTGTTCCTGTTCGGCAAGGCGATCGGGGCGGCGGGGCCGCGCCTGCGCGGCGCACTGGCGAAGGCCGCCGCCGTCCTCCTCGTCGCCGCCGGCGTGATGTTCGCCGCGCGCGCGTTTCTCCATTGA
- a CDS encoding 4Fe-4S dicluster domain-containing protein, translating into MWKSRRRIVALLGGAATLLLPFLRIRGRSAARFDLPTLSLHLFGAVVPIDEFYLVLLGTLFLVALTLWVTVVFGRLWCGWLCPQTVIGEIGEWIASALPSRLRAGGKMLALLPFSALVSLSLLWYFVPPAEATRGLFRSPILLGFFLAQWGVIYSMAAVVGARFCKTACPYAMLQNVLADRETLAVAYDPASADCLRCDRCIRVCPVGIDIRKGGQRECVACAACIDACREVTSRRNLPPFIAYRGTILRGKSFLFAGGSLAVAIILLAAIWSRPDVRFAVQWEGSAGTPRGNVYRYSVRNDSDRPVVLALSVGGPARLLDDPEIAVPSRGRVTGTVTVQGRDGTPGEVLFTAAGPGFRFVRKAAFP; encoded by the coding sequence ATGTGGAAAAGCCGCCGACGGATCGTCGCCCTCCTCGGGGGGGCGGCGACCCTTCTCCTTCCGTTCCTCCGGATCCGGGGCCGCAGCGCGGCGCGGTTCGACCTTCCCACCCTCTCCCTTCATCTCTTCGGGGCGGTCGTCCCGATCGACGAATTCTACCTGGTCCTGCTGGGAACGCTCTTCCTCGTGGCGCTCACCCTCTGGGTGACCGTCGTCTTCGGCCGATTGTGGTGCGGGTGGCTCTGCCCGCAGACGGTGATCGGCGAGATCGGCGAGTGGATCGCATCCGCACTCCCTTCCCGCCTCCGGGCCGGAGGGAAGATGCTGGCGCTGCTCCCCTTTTCCGCCCTCGTGTCCCTCTCCCTCCTGTGGTACTTCGTCCCGCCCGCCGAGGCGACCCGCGGCCTCTTCCGGTCCCCGATCCTCCTCGGCTTCTTCCTGGCGCAATGGGGAGTGATCTATTCCATGGCGGCGGTCGTGGGCGCCCGTTTCTGCAAAACGGCGTGCCCGTACGCGATGCTCCAGAACGTCCTCGCCGACCGGGAGACGCTCGCGGTCGCATACGATCCCGCGAGTGCCGACTGCCTCCGGTGCGACCGGTGCATCCGTGTCTGCCCCGTCGGGATCGACATCCGGAAGGGCGGGCAGCGGGAGTGCGTGGCCTGCGCGGCGTGCATCGACGCCTGCCGGGAGGTGACGTCGCGCCGGAACCTCCCGCCCTTCATCGCCTACCGGGGCACGATCCTGCGCGGGAAATCCTTCCTGTTCGCGGGGGGGAGCCTCGCCGTCGCGATCATCCTCCTCGCCGCGATCTGGAGCCGCCCCGATGTCCGGTTCGCCGTGCAGTGGGAAGGGAGCGCCGGGACGCCGCGGGGGAACGTCTACCGGTACTCCGTGCGGAACGACTCGGACCGGCCGGTCGTCCTCGCGCTGTCCGTCGGGGGTCCGGCCCGCCTCCTCGACGATCCGGAGATCGCCGTTCCCTCCCGGGGACGCGTCACGGGCACCGTGACCGTGCAGGGGAGGGACGGGACGCCGGGAGAGGTCCTGTTCACCGCCGCCGGGCCGGGGTTCCGCTTCGTCCGGAAGGCGGCGTTTCCATGA
- a CDS encoding sulfurtransferase TusA family protein produces the protein MMTTISRQTVELDLRGQVCPASLLISLKKMNSMREELTTGAVALRVLTSNRESVPTITDAARSMGYAVTVEHTAEHYVLTVESAGEGDAR, from the coding sequence ATGATGACCACAATTTCGCGGCAAACCGTGGAACTGGATCTCCGGGGACAGGTCTGCCCCGCCTCGCTCCTCATATCCCTCAAGAAAATGAACTCGATGCGGGAGGAGCTCACCACCGGCGCGGTCGCGCTTCGCGTCCTCACGTCGAACCGGGAGTCGGTTCCCACGATCACCGATGCGGCGCGCAGCATGGGGTACGCCGTGACGGTGGAACACACGGCGGAGCATTACGTCCTTACGGTGGAAAGCGCCGGGGAGGGGGATGCCCGGTGA
- a CDS encoding heavy metal translocating P-type ATPase has protein sequence MTACAHCLLEVPEGSAIRETVDGEETAFCCPGCRAIHGLLRSEGLTGFYARRRGWTPGPPEAARVPLDAFDGAVRAAGRQAEADLVISGIRCASCVWLIERYLGGRPGIFSTHVNFATGRARVSWDPSATGIGDVVSAIRSLGYTPYPPESLPAGDALRRETSDLLLRFGTAAFLSMQVMLFTAGLYAGAFQGIDARYADLFRWLCFLLSTPVIFYSGAPFFRGALRGARHGSFGMDALVFLGAFSAYGYSTASLFLGGEVYFDTATMILTLILLGRYIEAGAKSRAADGISRLVRLSPVTARKTIPGGGTIDAPVASLSPGDLVEIVPGERIPVDGNVAEGYSEADESMLTGESAPVSKTAGDPVVAGSLNGTGRLLVRVARTGADTVLSRVVQAVEEAQARKAPIQRAADRVVRHFVPAILVIAAATVFFGLHGGSLPGAALMSGIAVLVIACPCALGLATPLAVLVGTTSAQARGILVRGGDVLEQAAGVRCVLFDKTGTLTLGRPRLTDVVGIGIGREDALRIAASLESSSEHAIGRAIAEALPFPRRLPVIGFRAHPGEGIEGKIGGVRYLLGRPALHERFGVVLDGEALRACAALSAARRTAVLLSGDSRPLAILATEDALRPEAAEAVSLLRASGIAVAMVTGDDPGVAARVAAETGIETVRSRVTPEGKREEVRRARLRFGPVLVVGDGVNDAPALAEADVGVAMGRGTGLAIHSAGATLMTEDLLRIPAILSLSRATMRVIRQNLFWAFSYNLVAIPLAVAGKLHPIVAAAFMAGSSLLVVGNSLRLRKGGK, from the coding sequence TTGACCGCCTGCGCGCACTGTCTTCTCGAGGTCCCGGAGGGATCCGCGATCCGGGAGACGGTCGACGGGGAGGAGACGGCCTTCTGCTGCCCCGGATGCCGGGCGATCCACGGCCTCCTCCGCTCCGAAGGGTTGACCGGCTTCTACGCCCGGCGCCGCGGGTGGACTCCCGGCCCCCCGGAGGCCGCCCGGGTTCCGCTCGACGCGTTCGACGGGGCCGTACGCGCCGCGGGCCGGCAGGCCGAGGCGGATCTCGTCATCTCCGGGATCCGGTGCGCCTCCTGCGTCTGGCTCATCGAGCGGTATCTCGGGGGGCGGCCCGGCATTTTCTCGACGCACGTCAATTTCGCCACCGGCAGGGCGCGGGTCTCCTGGGATCCGTCGGCGACCGGGATCGGGGATGTCGTATCGGCGATCCGTTCCCTCGGGTACACGCCGTACCCTCCCGAATCGCTCCCCGCCGGAGACGCGCTTCGACGGGAAACGTCGGATCTCCTGCTGCGCTTCGGGACCGCGGCGTTCCTCTCGATGCAGGTGATGCTCTTCACCGCGGGGCTGTACGCCGGCGCCTTCCAGGGGATCGATGCCCGGTACGCGGACCTTTTCCGGTGGCTCTGTTTCCTCCTCTCCACCCCGGTCATCTTCTACTCCGGCGCGCCCTTCTTCCGCGGCGCCCTTCGCGGGGCGCGCCACGGGTCGTTCGGGATGGACGCGCTCGTCTTCCTCGGCGCCTTCTCCGCGTACGGCTACAGCACCGCTTCGCTGTTCCTCGGGGGAGAGGTGTATTTCGACACGGCGACGATGATCCTAACCTTGATCCTGCTGGGCCGGTACATCGAGGCGGGGGCGAAGTCCCGCGCCGCCGACGGGATCTCCAGGCTCGTCCGTCTTTCGCCCGTCACGGCCCGGAAGACGATCCCGGGCGGCGGAACGATCGACGCCCCGGTCGCCTCCCTTTCTCCCGGGGATCTCGTGGAGATCGTCCCCGGGGAACGGATACCGGTGGACGGGAACGTGGCCGAAGGATATTCGGAGGCGGACGAGTCGATGTTGACCGGGGAGTCTGCCCCCGTGTCCAAGACCGCGGGAGATCCGGTCGTCGCCGGGTCGCTGAACGGGACGGGGCGGCTCCTCGTCCGGGTCGCCCGGACGGGGGCGGATACCGTCCTGTCCCGCGTCGTGCAGGCGGTGGAGGAGGCTCAGGCGCGAAAGGCGCCGATCCAGCGGGCGGCCGATCGCGTGGTCCGCCACTTCGTGCCGGCGATCCTTGTCATCGCCGCGGCGACGGTGTTCTTCGGCCTTCACGGCGGATCCCTCCCCGGTGCCGCCCTGATGTCGGGGATCGCGGTGCTGGTGATCGCCTGCCCTTGCGCCCTCGGGCTGGCCACGCCGCTCGCCGTCCTCGTCGGGACCACTTCGGCGCAGGCGCGGGGGATCCTGGTCCGCGGGGGGGACGTCCTCGAACAGGCGGCCGGCGTACGGTGCGTCCTGTTCGACAAGACGGGCACGCTCACCCTCGGCCGCCCCCGGCTGACCGACGTGGTGGGGATCGGGATCGGGCGCGAGGACGCCCTCCGGATCGCCGCGTCTCTCGAGTCCTCCTCGGAGCATGCGATCGGACGCGCGATCGCGGAGGCCCTGCCCTTCCCCCGCCGCCTTCCGGTCATCGGTTTCCGGGCGCACCCCGGGGAAGGGATCGAGGGGAAGATCGGCGGAGTGCGCTACCTGCTCGGCCGACCGGCACTCCACGAGCGATTCGGTGTCGTCTTGGACGGGGAAGCCCTCCGTGCCTGCGCGGCGCTCTCGGCGGCCCGTCGGACGGCGGTCCTCCTTTCCGGAGATTCGAGGCCCCTCGCGATCCTCGCCACGGAGGACGCGCTTCGGCCGGAGGCGGCGGAGGCTGTTTCGCTCCTGCGGGCCTCCGGGATCGCCGTCGCGATGGTCACGGGGGACGACCCGGGCGTAGCCGCGCGCGTGGCCGCCGAGACGGGGATCGAGACCGTGCGCAGCCGCGTCACCCCCGAAGGGAAGCGCGAAGAGGTGCGCCGGGCCCGGCTGCGGTTCGGCCCCGTCCTCGTCGTCGGCGACGGCGTGAACGACGCACCCGCGCTGGCGGAGGCGGACGTGGGAGTCGCGATGGGACGGGGAACGGGTCTGGCGATCCACAGCGCCGGCGCGACGCTGATGACGGAGGACCTGCTTCGCATCCCCGCCATTCTCTCTCTGTCCCGCGCCACAATGCGGGTGATCCGGCAGAACCTGTTCTGGGCCTTCTCCTACAACCTGGTGGCGATACCTCTCGCGGTCGCGGGGAAACTCCACCCGATCGTCGCCGCGGCCTTCATGGCCGGAAGCTCCCTGCTCGTGGTGGGGAATTCGCTCCGACTCCGAAAAGGCGGGAAATGA
- a CDS encoding FixH family protein, producing MKRLIGGVFAAFALLMGATIYIAHHSWDGLVDRRYSEAATNEFAAREEEARAGFTATVTERFLAGNNRVVAALATSSGPLRGARVTLEAMRTDGPRHDRSYLLEEVSPGEYGADVHLPLPGRWIFSLSVDAGRLHPRRRWTAVAMPSGTAGILRGSIDGREVLLLIAPWPPVAMRELDFNVSLPGYAGTSPPYVELSMAGMDMGRNRVDLSRGSDGRYRGTGVIVRCPSGGKDWEATVTAPGAGKAVFRFAVAD from the coding sequence ATGAAGCGGCTGATCGGGGGGGTGTTCGCCGCCTTCGCGCTCCTTATGGGAGCGACGATCTACATCGCCCATCATTCCTGGGACGGGCTGGTCGATCGTCGATATTCCGAGGCGGCGACCAACGAGTTCGCGGCGCGGGAAGAGGAGGCGCGGGCGGGATTCACGGCGACCGTCACCGAACGGTTTCTCGCGGGGAACAACCGGGTCGTGGCCGCGCTCGCCACTTCGTCGGGGCCGCTTCGCGGCGCGCGCGTCACCCTCGAGGCGATGCGGACCGACGGACCCCGGCACGATCGATCGTATCTCCTTGAAGAAGTCTCCCCCGGGGAGTACGGCGCCGACGTCCACCTTCCCCTTCCCGGGCGCTGGATCTTCTCCCTCTCCGTGGACGCGGGTCGGCTTCACCCCCGGCGGCGCTGGACGGCCGTCGCGATGCCGTCCGGGACGGCGGGCATCCTTCGCGGCTCCATCGACGGGCGGGAGGTTCTCCTCTTGATCGCCCCGTGGCCGCCGGTCGCGATGCGGGAGCTCGATTTCAACGTGTCCCTTCCGGGATACGCCGGGACGTCCCCGCCGTATGTCGAGCTGTCGATGGCGGGGATGGACATGGGACGGAACCGCGTCGACCTGTCCCGGGGGTCCGACGGCCGGTATCGCGGCACCGGCGTGATCGTGCGATGCCCGAGCGGCGGGAAAGACTGGGAAGCCACGGTGACGGCTCCGGGCGCCGGGAAGGCGGTATTCCGTTTTGCCGTGGCCGACTGA
- a CDS encoding c-type cytochrome has protein sequence MDEPIGKIEAHNKVPRGFLVLLFGLIAFGIYYIAAYTPEFSGWSQYKALEKEAAADKAKAAAGAAKMTENPYERDDKAVAEGQGIYAGKCQECHGKDLKGADGPSLAAHLKYGEQDNQKYESIAKGRPGGMPAFETELGRDRIWKVLAYVDSVREYGKKP, from the coding sequence ATGGACGAGCCGATCGGAAAGATCGAGGCGCACAACAAGGTTCCCCGCGGTTTCCTCGTCCTGCTGTTCGGGCTGATCGCGTTCGGGATTTATTACATCGCGGCCTACACTCCCGAATTCAGCGGCTGGTCGCAATACAAGGCGCTCGAGAAGGAGGCGGCGGCGGACAAGGCGAAAGCCGCCGCCGGCGCCGCGAAGATGACCGAGAACCCGTACGAGAGGGACGACAAGGCCGTGGCGGAGGGGCAAGGCATTTACGCCGGGAAATGCCAGGAGTGCCACGGGAAAGACCTGAAGGGAGCCGACGGTCCTTCCCTGGCCGCTCACCTCAAGTACGGCGAGCAGGACAACCAGAAGTACGAATCGATCGCCAAGGGCCGCCCGGGCGGGATGCCCGCGTTCGAGACGGAACTGGGACGGGACCGGATCTGGAAGGTGCTGGCCTACGTCGACTCGGTCCGGGAGTACGGGAAAAAACCGTAA
- a CDS encoding alcohol dehydrogenase catalytic domain-containing protein → MKAAVCEVFGQPLLLKEIPTPSPGHGEVLVRVHGCGVCHSDLHLVDGDWASWGTPLPIVPGHEVTGIVEKVGEGVTSFAPGDRAGVPWMQYACGRCAPCKAGAEMLCAAQRSTGVTVNGGYAEFVVAPEAFTHRIPDGLDLVEAAPLLCAGITVFAPLRRAGNLAGKTVAVAGIGGLGHLGVRMAAAMGAHVVAIVRGPGKAELARSLGARDVIDSEKEKIGRALTKMGGADVILLTGISARLFEQCIPGLGPNGTLVILAAIAENASVLPAGILAGQKRIVGSLIGTRGDMDAMLRFAADYGIRSMVERHPLSAVNEVLGKLRDGKVRLRAVLTPG, encoded by the coding sequence ATGAAAGCCGCCGTCTGCGAGGTGTTCGGGCAACCCCTCCTCTTGAAAGAGATTCCCACCCCCTCCCCCGGGCATGGAGAGGTGCTGGTTCGGGTCCATGGGTGCGGTGTCTGCCACAGCGACCTTCACCTGGTCGACGGGGATTGGGCGTCGTGGGGAACCCCCCTGCCGATCGTCCCCGGCCACGAGGTGACCGGGATCGTGGAGAAGGTCGGGGAAGGCGTGACCTCCTTCGCCCCGGGAGACCGGGCGGGTGTGCCGTGGATGCAGTACGCCTGCGGGCGATGCGCCCCGTGCAAGGCCGGGGCGGAGATGTTGTGCGCGGCGCAGCGGAGCACCGGCGTGACGGTGAACGGCGGGTACGCCGAGTTCGTCGTGGCCCCCGAGGCGTTCACCCACAGGATCCCCGACGGGCTGGACCTGGTGGAGGCGGCCCCCCTGCTCTGCGCGGGGATCACGGTGTTCGCCCCCCTGCGGCGCGCGGGGAACCTCGCCGGGAAGACCGTCGCGGTGGCCGGTATCGGGGGACTGGGGCACCTCGGCGTCCGGATGGCGGCGGCGATGGGCGCCCACGTGGTCGCCATCGTGCGGGGACCGGGGAAGGCGGAACTCGCCCGCTCGCTCGGCGCCCGGGACGTCATCGACTCGGAGAAGGAGAAGATCGGCCGGGCGCTGACGAAGATGGGCGGAGCCGACGTCATCCTCCTCACCGGGATCTCCGCCCGGCTCTTCGAGCAGTGCATCCCCGGACTGGGGCCGAACGGGACGCTGGTGATCCTGGCGGCGATCGCGGAGAACGCCTCGGTGCTCCCGGCGGGGATCCTCGCGGGGCAGAAGCGGATCGTCGGATCGCTGATCGGCACCCGGGGAGACATGGACGCGATGCTTCGGTTCGCCGCCGATTACGGCATCCGGTCGATGGTGGAGCGCCACCCCCTCTCCGCGGTCAACGAGGTGCTCGGGAAATTGCGGGACGGCAAGGTCCGCCTGCGCGCGGTGCTCACCCCAGGGTGA
- a CDS encoding cbb3-type cytochrome c oxidase subunit 3: protein MTPRALAYLLFTLVLAGTFAGIIAYYFSRKRYDRVEAPKHRMLADDDPLPDSTGSRREG from the coding sequence ATGACGCCGCGCGCGCTGGCGTACCTCCTCTTCACGCTGGTCCTCGCCGGGACCTTCGCCGGGATCATCGCGTACTATTTCAGCCGGAAGCGATACGATCGCGTGGAAGCCCCCAAGCACCGGATGCTGGCCGACGACGATCCCCTGCCCGATTCCACGGGCAGCCGCCGGGAGGGATGA
- a CDS encoding YeeE/YedE family protein, producing the protein MLPIESIPVPAFAAGAAAGFLMHRSGFCLAGSFRDLFLFRSGFLARNLLLAVVASMVLFEGARRLGLLPFYPFPGLGSPSASHAIGGGIFGVGMVLAGGCVVGVLFRMGAGNLVAGTAFLGLLAGSAVYAEFHPAWSVVRVRGTLSRGWSTLPLGLGIDPGILVLAVAVPSIALFLRWRADGSWSRRGDLPRGYIPVWAAAIGLSVLGTAIYLLSGMPIGITTSYAKMAGWVESVLAPDHFASLAFFRSVPLNIASPSTGEILQGGPAPVLDAVAAVQFPLVAGVVLGSALSAILLKEFRVYSNVPPMQLLAGFAGGVLMGLASRMGSGCNVWHLLGGVPILASPSLLFAAGLFPGAWAGTLLLRKIIA; encoded by the coding sequence ATGCTGCCGATCGAATCGATCCCTGTCCCCGCGTTCGCGGCGGGGGCCGCCGCCGGGTTCCTGATGCACCGGTCGGGATTCTGCCTTGCCGGGTCGTTCCGTGACCTTTTTCTCTTTCGATCCGGGTTCCTGGCGCGGAATCTCCTGCTGGCCGTGGTCGCCTCGATGGTCCTGTTCGAGGGGGCGCGGCGACTCGGGCTGCTCCCGTTCTATCCGTTCCCGGGTCTCGGGTCCCCCTCCGCCAGCCATGCGATCGGCGGCGGGATCTTCGGGGTCGGGATGGTCCTCGCGGGGGGATGCGTCGTCGGCGTGCTGTTCCGGATGGGGGCCGGGAACCTGGTCGCGGGAACGGCGTTCCTGGGGCTCCTCGCGGGCAGCGCGGTCTACGCGGAGTTCCACCCGGCCTGGTCCGTCGTGCGGGTCCGGGGAACGTTGTCCCGGGGATGGAGCACCCTCCCCCTGGGGCTCGGGATCGATCCCGGGATCCTGGTCCTCGCCGTGGCCGTGCCTTCGATCGCGCTGTTCCTGCGATGGCGCGCGGATGGATCCTGGTCCCGCCGGGGAGATCTCCCGCGGGGGTATATCCCGGTGTGGGCCGCCGCGATCGGCCTGTCGGTCCTCGGGACGGCGATCTACCTCCTCTCGGGAATGCCGATCGGGATCACGACCTCCTACGCCAAGATGGCAGGTTGGGTCGAATCGGTCCTGGCGCCGGATCATTTCGCCTCCCTGGCCTTTTTCCGGTCCGTCCCGCTGAACATCGCGTCTCCCTCCACCGGGGAGATCCTGCAAGGCGGACCCGCGCCCGTTCTCGACGCGGTGGCGGCGGTCCAGTTTCCGTTGGTCGCCGGCGTGGTGCTGGGGAGCGCCCTGTCGGCGATCCTCCTGAAGGAGTTCCGGGTGTACAGTAACGTCCCGCCGATGCAGCTGCTGGCCGGTTTCGCCGGGGGGGTGCTGATGGGGCTGGCATCGAGGATGGGGAGCGGATGCAACGTATGGCACCTCCTCGGAGGGGTGCCGATCCTCGCGTCGCCGAGCCTGCTCTTCGCCGCCGGGCTGTTCCCGGGTGCATGGGCGGGCACGCTGCTGTTGAGGAAAATCATCGCTTGA
- the ccoS gene encoding cbb3-type cytochrome oxidase assembly protein CcoS, with product MTVGTILLLIAVSLALGFAAWLLFLWAVKSDQYDDVERPKHRMLDDDPEEEGKRTDQADPACDDGPSDRT from the coding sequence ATGACCGTGGGGACGATCCTGCTGCTGATCGCCGTGTCGCTGGCGCTGGGATTCGCCGCCTGGCTGCTCTTCCTGTGGGCGGTCAAGAGCGACCAGTACGACGATGTGGAGCGTCCCAAGCACCGCATGCTCGACGACGACCCGGAGGAGGAGGGAAAACGAACGGATCAGGCCGATCCGGCGTGCGACGACGGACCGTCGGACAGGACCTGA